GTGTAGAAGCAGACCTTGGGGAGCACGTAGGGCACGTTGGGGACCACGATGTGGTGGTCATAGAGGCCCATCAGGGAGGTCTTGCCCCCCACCTCCTGGCGGATGTCATCGCAGAGGAGGGTGAACTCGTGTTTGGGGGCCTTGATCTGGACTTCTTGCATGGAAACTCCCTGGAAGATGCGTTCTGGATGAGGGGCCAGTTTACTCCCTGCGGGAGCCCCGACCAAGTTAAGGTTTTGGAGTGCCTGTGGCGTGGAGGTCTGGTGTTCCGTTGGCTGTTCATTCTCATCTTCTCCTTTGGTCTCAGTGCCGAGGAACTCCGGCTGCAGGTGGTCTGCACCTCCGGAGTGGGGGGGCAGCTGGCGGCCCAGGACACCTACTCGCTCCAGTCCGCTCCGATGGGCTGGGTCCGCTTGGCGAGCCTCATCCGGGGACTGCGCTCTACCCTGCCGTCGACCACCCTGGTGCTCGACGGCGGAGCGGCCTTTGCGGGGAGCCCCTCCGCCTATGTCCGCAAGGTGGTGCGCCCGGACCTGCCTGAGCCCAGCCTCGCCATCATGAATGCCGTGGGCTGCGGGGCCATGGCCCTGGGTGAGCCCAGCTTCGCCTACGGCCTGCCCTATCTGAGGTCCCTGGAGGATCAGGCCCAGTTCCCCTTCCTGGCGGCCAACCTGCTCATGCCGGATGGGAGCCCTGCTTTCATGCCCTACGCCAAGCTGGAGCTCCAGGGGGTCTCCGTGGCTGTCGTCGGTCTCGCCACCTCCTTCCGCAACCCCCTGGACGCCGAGGTGTCCCTGCGGCTGGCCGATCCGGTGGAAACCCTCAAGGCCCTGGTGCCCCGGCTCCGCCAGAAGGAGAAGGCCGATCTGGTGGTCCTTCTCCTGCAGGGAGACCAGCCGCTCAAGGAGAGCGTCCCCGGAGTCGACCTGGTGGTGCAGCCTTACGGGGTGTCCCCGAGCCCTGGGGATGTACCGGTCCTGCAGCCCAGACCCCTCGGTCGGGAGCTCGGGGTCGCCGAGTGGACGATGCATCGGGAATGGGGGCGCTGGAAGCCCAAGACGCTCCAGACGCGCATGGTGCAGGTCCAGCCGGACACCCCGGCCGATCCCCAGGCCGGCGAACTCAGTGCTGCGATCCAGGGGGCCACGGACGCCTACCTGGACACCCCCGCGGCCCGGCTCGATGTGGACCTGGACGGCCGCTGGGGGCGGATGGAGGACGGTCCCCTGCTCCAGCTCCTCCACACGGTGGTCCGCAAGGCGACCCGGGCACAGATCACCGCGGTCCCCTCGCCAAGACCCGGACTCTTCATTCCCAAGGGGCCGACCTCGGTGCGCCAGTTCTACGCCCTCGCGCCCTCGGAGAGTCGCCTGGCGAGGATCCGGGTCACGGGCGCCCAGCTCAGGGCTTATCTGGAGCAGGCGGCCACCTATTACAACTTCTGCCACCTTCCCGACCTGATCTCCCACCAGCTCCGTCCCGAGGACTTCGATGTCCTCGACGGGGTGGCCTACGCCCTGGACATCTCAAAGCCCATGGGCAGCAGGGTTGTGGCCCTCAACTACGAGGGGCAGCCTGTGAAGGACACTCAGGAATTCACCCTCGGGCTCAGCGAGTGCCGCCTCCAGGGTGCCGGGGGCTATCTGGCGGCCGCGGGGCTGTCGACCCGTCCTGAGTGGCTGAGCCGGAGTTCCTTCCGCAACCTGATCCTGGCCCAGGTCCTGGAGCAGGGTCCCCTGAATCCGATCCCCACCGGTCAGTGGCGGATCATCCCCTCCCTGGACCGCGAGCGGGTGATGGAGCAGGAACACTGAGGTCATTCCGGGTTCCCACTTTTTTCCCTGCTCCATCCTGTTTCGCGGCATTCTAAGCTCACACCGGAGCCTCATTCGTGCTTTCCAAAGACCAGATGCTGGGCAAATACCAGATCCTGGACCGCCTCGGCGCAGGCGGCTTCGGGACGGTCTATCTCGCCAAGGACACCCTCCTCAACCGGCGGGTCGCCCTCAAGGTGCCCCATCACCAGGGGGATGAGCAGGGGCTGCTCCAGGAACCCCGGATCATGGC
The sequence above is drawn from the uncultured Holophaga sp. genome and encodes:
- a CDS encoding 5'-nucleotidase C-terminal domain-containing protein gives rise to the protein MFRWLFILIFSFGLSAEELRLQVVCTSGVGGQLAAQDTYSLQSAPMGWVRLASLIRGLRSTLPSTTLVLDGGAAFAGSPSAYVRKVVRPDLPEPSLAIMNAVGCGAMALGEPSFAYGLPYLRSLEDQAQFPFLAANLLMPDGSPAFMPYAKLELQGVSVAVVGLATSFRNPLDAEVSLRLADPVETLKALVPRLRQKEKADLVVLLLQGDQPLKESVPGVDLVVQPYGVSPSPGDVPVLQPRPLGRELGVAEWTMHREWGRWKPKTLQTRMVQVQPDTPADPQAGELSAAIQGATDAYLDTPAARLDVDLDGRWGRMEDGPLLQLLHTVVRKATRAQITAVPSPRPGLFIPKGPTSVRQFYALAPSESRLARIRVTGAQLRAYLEQAATYYNFCHLPDLISHQLRPEDFDVLDGVAYALDISKPMGSRVVALNYEGQPVKDTQEFTLGLSECRLQGAGGYLAAAGLSTRPEWLSRSSFRNLILAQVLEQGPLNPIPTGQWRIIPSLDRERVMEQEH